From the genome of Triticum aestivum cultivar Chinese Spring chromosome 3B, IWGSC CS RefSeq v2.1, whole genome shotgun sequence, one region includes:
- the LOC123072370 gene encoding probable glycerol-3-phosphate dehydrogenase [NAD(+)] 1, cytosolic: MVGSVHVNGSVNGANGTEERLDELRRLLGKSDGDLLKIVSIGAGAWGSVFAALLQDAYGHFREKVQIRVWRRPGRAVDRSTAEHLFDVINSREDVLRRLIRRCAYLKYVEARLGDRTLYADEILRDGFCLNMVDTPLCPLKVVTNLQEAVWDADIVVNGLPSTETREVFEELSKYWKERISVPVIISLAKGIEASLDPIPRIITPTQMISSAAGVPTENILYLGGPNIASEIYNKEYANARICGSTKWRKPLAKFLRQPHFIVWDNSDLVTHEVMGGLKNVYAIGAGMVAALTNESATSKSVYFAHCTSEMIFITHLLTEQPEKLAGPLLADTYVTLLKGRNAWYGQMLAKGELRLDMGDSIKGKGMIQGISAVGAFFELLSQPSLSVLHPEENKQVAPAELCPILKRLYRILIKRELPVGDILQALRDETMNDPRERIEMAQSHAFYRPSLLGKP, from the exons ATGGTTGGGAGCGTGCACGTCAACGGGTCGGTGAACGGCGCCAACGGCACCGAGGAGCGGCTGGACGAGCTGCGCCGGCTGCTCGGCAAGTCCGACGGCGACCTGCTCAAGATCGTCAGCATCGGCGCCGGCGCCTGGGGCAGCGTCTTCGCCGCCCTCCTGCAGGACGCCTACGGCCACTTCAGGGAGAAGGTGCAGATACGGGTGTGGCGCCGGCCGGGGCGGGCGGTCGACCGGTCCACCGCCGAGCACCTGTTCGACGTGATCAACTCGCGGGAGGACGTGCTGAGGCGCCTCATCCGCCGCTGCGCCTACCTCAAGTACGTCGAGGCGCGGCTGGGTGACCGGACCCTGTACGCCGACGAGATTTTGAGGGATGGGTTCTGCTTGAACATGGTCGACACGCCCCTCTGCCCGTTGAAGGTGGTCACCAACCTCCAGGAAGCTGTCTGGGATGCTGACATTGTGGTCAATGGCCTGCCGTCCACTGAAACGAGGGAGGTGTTCGAGGAGCTCAGCAAGTATTGGAAGGAGCGGATCAGCGTTCCGGTCATCATTTCCCTTGCAAAGGGGATAGAAGCCTCCTTGGACCCAATTCCTCGTATCATCACGCCTACACAGATGATCAGTTCCGCAG CTGGCGTTCCAACCGAGAATATACTCTATCTTGGAGGCCCAAACATTGCCTCGGAAATTTATAACAAAGAATATGCAAATGCTCGAATCTGCGGATCCACCAAGTGGAGGAAACCTCTCGCTAAGTTTTTGAGGCAACCGCATTTCATTGTTTGGGATAACAGTGACCTTGTCACTCATGAGGTTATGGGCGGACTGAAGAACGTATATGCTATTGGTGCTG GAATGGTGGCAGCTTTAACAAACGAGAGTGCAACAAGCAAATCAGTGTATTTTGCTCACTGCACGTCAGAGATGATATTCATTACCCATCTACTGACAGAACAGCCAGAGAAACTTGCTGGCCCTCTGCTGGCTGATACTTACGTAACTCTCCTGAAAGGTCGCAATGCATGGTACGGGCAAATGCTAGCGAAGGGAGAACTCAGGCTTGATATGGGTGACAGTATAAAGGGAAAGGGGATGATTCAG GGTATTTCTGCTGTTGGTGCATTTTTTGAGCTGCTCAGTCAACCCAGCTTAAGTGTGCTACACCCAGAGGAAAACAAGCAAGTTGCTCCTGCTGAACTGTGCCCGATTCTGAAGAGGCTTTATAGAATTCTGATAAAAAG GGAGCTCCCGGTGGGAGACATCCTCCAAGCCCTGAGGGACGAAACCATGAACGACCCCCGTGAGAGGATCGAGATGGCGCAGAGTCACGCGTTCTACCGCccgtcactgcttgggaagccgtGA